The following are from one region of the Etheostoma spectabile isolate EspeVRDwgs_2016 chromosome 17, UIUC_Espe_1.0, whole genome shotgun sequence genome:
- the agpat5 gene encoding 1-acyl-sn-glycerol-3-phosphate acyltransferase epsilon, whose protein sequence is MLLSFVVHTYSLRYWFPATVMLGTAPVYLLSWGTWRLLSTVLPARVYHRLDDRLYSVYQSMVLFFFENYTGVEIVIYGDIPKNKENVIYLSNHQCTADWIIADMLAIRQSALGHVRYVLKDGLKWLPLYGWYFSQHGGAYVKRSAKFNEMAMKKKLSTQAQCGAPMYLVIFPEGTRYNPELKNVIADSQAFATKEGLAVLKHTLTPRMKASHIAFEAMQDHLDAVYDVTVAYEGTLDPSGQRKPAPSMPEFLCKECPRVHIHFDRVDIKEIPPEPLFFRRWLHERFEIKDRLLTDFYESEDGDKICKFPGEGKHLPLNLSKTLPSVMILGGLTLPLLLTENGRKLYVRTWVYGTLLGWLWVNAFP, encoded by the exons ATGCTGCTTTCCTTTGTTGTGCACACATACTCGCTGCGGTACTGGTTTCCTGCCACAGTTATGCTGGGAACAGCCCCAGTTTATCTGCTGTCATGGGGGACATGGCGCTTACTCTCAACCGTCTTACCAGCGAGGGTGTATCACAGATTGGACGACCGGTTGTACTCAGTGTACCAGAGTATGGTCCTGTTCTTTTTTGAAAACTACACAGGAGTTGAG ATTGTTATATATGGAGATATACCAAAGAACAAGGAGAATGTGATCTACCTGTCTAATCACCAATGTACAG CTGACTGGATCATTGCTGACATGCTCGCCATCAGGCAGAGTGCTCTCGGCCATGTCAGATACGTCCTTAAAGATGGACTCAAATGGCTCCCGCTGTACGGATGGtatttctctcag CATGGAGGTGCCTATGTGAAACGAAGTGCAAAGTTTAATGAAATGGCGATGAAGAAGAAGCTCTCCACTCAGGCTCAATGTGGTGCACCA ATGTACCTTGTCATCTTTCCAGAAGGAACTCGGTATAATCCAGAGCTCAAGAACGTCATCGCTGACAGTCAGGCTTTTGCTACAAAAGAAG GGCTGGCTGTCTtgaaacacacacttacacccAGAATGAAGGCCTCTCACATAGCCTTCGAGGCCATGCAAGACCACCTGGACGCTGTGTATGACGTCACGGTGGCCTACGAGGGAACACTGGACCCCTCTGGTCAAAGAAAACCTGCACCATCAATGCCAG AATTCCTGTGCAAAGAATGTCCCCGAGTCCACATACACTTTGACCGAGTGGACATAAAGGAAATTCCTCCAGAGCCACTGTTTTTCCGCAGGTGGCTGCACGAGCGGTTTGAAATCAAGGAccg GCTGCTGACGGATTTCTACGAGTCAGAGGATGGAGACAAAATATGCAAGTTCCCTGGGGAAGGCAAACATTTGCCTCTGAACCTTTCTAAAACCCTCCCATCAGTGATGATCTTGGGGGGACTGACACTGCCACTACTGCTGACGGAGAACGGCAGGAAACTGTACGTGAGAACCTGGGTGTACGGGACACTGCTGGGCTGGCTGTGGGTGAATGCTTTTCCTTAA
- the tmem14a gene encoding transmembrane protein 14A isoform X1, giving the protein MRIMICNKEVQSQIEGNVSSYVLPLICLDSSFVMAVDWIGFGYAAAIAIGGFIGYKRKGSVMSLMAGLVFGWFSAYGAYNTSNDPKDIKVLLITSGVLSFVMGTRYKKSGKVLPAGIMSGLSLLMVFRLLLLLMV; this is encoded by the exons ATGCGTATTATGATTTGTAACAAGGAAGTGCAGTCACAGATTGAAGGTAACGTTTCTAGCTACGTGCTGCCGCTCATTTGTTTGGATTCGAG CTTTGTGATGGCAGTGGACTGGATTGGATTTGGCTATGCTGCAGCCATTGCCATTGGAGGATTTATTGGATACAAGAGAAAAG GCAGCGTGATGTCCCTGATGGCTGGTTTAGTTTTTGGTTGGTTCTCTGCTTATGGTGCATACAACACCTCTAATGACCCCAAAGACATCAAGGTCTTATTAA TTACCTCGGGAGTCCTCTCATTCGTGATGGGAACGAGATACAAGAAATCTGGAAAAGTCCTGCCTGCTGGCATCATGTCAGGGCTAAG TTTGTTGATGGTGTTTCGACTGTTACTACTCCTCATGGTGTGA
- the tmem14a gene encoding transmembrane protein 14A isoform X2, which yields MAVDWIGFGYAAAIAIGGFIGYKRKGSVMSLMAGLVFGWFSAYGAYNTSNDPKDIKVLLITSGVLSFVMGTRYKKSGKVLPAGIMSGLSLLMVFRLLLLLMV from the exons ATGGCAGTGGACTGGATTGGATTTGGCTATGCTGCAGCCATTGCCATTGGAGGATTTATTGGATACAAGAGAAAAG GCAGCGTGATGTCCCTGATGGCTGGTTTAGTTTTTGGTTGGTTCTCTGCTTATGGTGCATACAACACCTCTAATGACCCCAAAGACATCAAGGTCTTATTAA TTACCTCGGGAGTCCTCTCATTCGTGATGGGAACGAGATACAAGAAATCTGGAAAAGTCCTGCCTGCTGGCATCATGTCAGGGCTAAG TTTGTTGATGGTGTTTCGACTGTTACTACTCCTCATGGTGTGA